Part of the Streptomyces sp. WMMC500 genome is shown below.
CCTGCTGCACGAGGTACATCGCCACCTGCGCCGAGCGCCCGCCGGAGCGGCAGATCACGTTGATCCGGGCGTCCTGCGGCGCCGCCTCGGTCACCTCGCCGTAGCGCGCGGCGAACTGGCTCATCGGGACGTGCAGGGCGCCCTCGGCGTGGCCGGCCTGCCACTCGTCGTCCTCGCGGACGTCCAGCAGGAAGTCGGCCTCCGCCAGCTCGTCGACCGCGACCGTGGGTACGTGACCAAAGCTCATGCCCCCGACGCTACCGGACCGCCGCCCGGGCGCCGTGGGCGGCGCCGCCGGTGCCCGCCTCAGCCGCGGGCCAGCTCCGCGAGCGTCGCTTCCTTCTCCGCCACCCGCGCCAGCAGCTCCTCGGCGATCTCCTCCAGCAGCCGGTCGGGGTCGTCGGGCGCCAGCTTCAGCATCTGCCCGATGGCGCCCTCCTCCAACTGCTTCGCGACCGACACCAGCAGCTCCTTGCGCTGCGCCAGCCACTCCAGCCGCGCGTACAGCTCCTCGGCGCGGCTGCGCCGGGGCTCCTCGGGCGCGGGCCCGGCCTCCCACTCCGCCTTGAGCGCGATCAGCGCCTCGACGTCCCCCGAGGCGTACGCGGTGTTGACGCGGGCGATGAACGCGCTGCGCCGGTCCGACTCGTGCGCGTCCTGGGCGAGGTCGGGGTGGGCCATGCGGGCCAGTTCGCGGTAGAGCCGGCGGGCCTCCTCGCTCGGCCGCACCCGCGGCGGCGGCGACACCGGCCGGCCGGTGAGCATGTCGGCGGCCTCCGGCGAGAGCCCGTCGGAGTCGAGCCAGCCGCCGAACAGCTCCTCGACGCCGGGCATCGGCATCACCAGCGCCCGCGCCTCGTCGGCCCGGCGCTTGTCCTCCGGGTCGCCGGTCTGCTCGGCCCGGGCCTCGGCGATGAGGGCGTCCAGCTCGTCGAGGCGGCTGTACATGGGGCCGAGGCGCTGGTGGTGCAGGCGGGAGAAGTTGTCGACCTCGATACGGAACGTCTCGACGGCCACCTCGAACTCGATGAGCGCCTGCTCGGCGGCCCGTACGGCACGCTCCAGCCGCTCGGCGCCGGTGTCGGCGTCCGTCGCGCCCGCGGGGTGCTCACCGCCGTCGGCGGACCCGTCGGCGCGCGCGTGCCGGTCATCG
Proteins encoded:
- a CDS encoding rhodanese-like domain-containing protein, translating into MSFGHVPTVAVDELAEADFLLDVREDDEWQAGHAEGALHVPMSQFAARYGEVTEAAPQDARINVICRSGGRSAQVAMYLVQQGMDAANVAGGMEAWAAAGRPVVDDKGAEGHVL